GGCTGCGCGCTCGGCCGACTCGCCCAGCTTGACGAGCAGGTCGCTGATGCGGCCGGCGTCGGGAGCATCGCTGTCGAGCTGATGGCGCAGAGACACGAGGTCGGCGTGCAGGGTCTTGGCGCCGCGCCAGTCGGCGTTCTCCAGGTCGCTCAGCCAGCTCTCGATCAGGGCGGCGCCGTCTCCGGCGTCCAACTTGCTCAGGTCGCCGCTCAGGGCGTCGATGGTGGTCTGAATATCGGTGGGCATGGGGGTTCCTCCCGGAAGGTGACGGTGCGGGGTGGTCCCGCAGCTCGGCCCGCACCATGCGCGGTGCATGGGGGCCGGACTGCGCGCCCGCCCGCTTTCTTCAGGGCGGGTGAAGCGACTGGGGTTCGGCGGGGGCCGGGCAGTGGTTTGCTAGCCTGCCCCCATGCTGGACCCCCATGCCCTGCCCCCGGAGCTGTTCCGTGCCGCCGTTCACCCGGAGGCGCGGCCCGCTGCCCGCCTGACCTGGGACTCGCGCGAGGCCTCGCCCACGGTCGCCTTTGTGGCGCTGCTCGGCGAGAAGATGCACGGCAACGCCTTCATCGAGGCGGCGCTGGCGGCCGGCGCACCGTTCGTCCTGACCGACCTGGACGTCCCCCGCGCCGTGCGGGTGCAAGACGCTCAGGAGGCGTTGTTCGCCTGGGCACGCCACGAGCGCGCGAAGAACGCCCTGGTGGTGGGCATTACCGGCAGTGCGGGCAAAACGACCGCCAAGAGCTACGTGGCGGCGGCGCTGGACGCCCACTTCATGCCGGTGTTCAACACCATGCCCGCCATCGCCTGCTTCCTGATCGAGTTCGGTGCGTCGGGGCGGCCCCTGGTGGTCGAGATGGGCATCGACCGACCCGGCGAGATGGCCGAATTGATGGCCCTCGTGCGCCCAGACGTGGGCGTGGTCACGACCATCGGCCCGGCGCACCTGGAACAGCTCGGCAGTGTCGAGGCCATCGTGCGCGAAAAGGGCGGCATCCTGGCGGGCACGCGCGGGTTGGTGGGCACGCAGGCCTCGGCCTTCTACACGGGGGTGGACAGCTACGGTTTCGGGGACGTGACCTACGCGGGCCACGATCTCGTGCTCACGGCACGCGGGGCCATGTTCACCTACAGCGACGTGTTGGTCGAGCTGCCGCTGGCCGCC
The DNA window shown above is from Deinococcus sp. Leaf326 and carries:
- the murF gene encoding UDP-N-acetylmuramoyl-tripeptide--D-alanyl-D-alanine ligase — translated: MLDPHALPPELFRAAVHPEARPAARLTWDSREASPTVAFVALLGEKMHGNAFIEAALAAGAPFVLTDLDVPRAVRVQDAQEALFAWARHERAKNALVVGITGSAGKTTAKSYVAAALDAHFMPVFNTMPAIACFLIEFGASGRPLVVEMGIDRPGEMAELMALVRPDVGVVTTIGPAHLEQLGSVEAIVREKGGILAGTRGLVGTQASAFYTGVDSYGFGDVTYAGHDLVLTARGAMFTYSDVLVELPLAARVQAEAAVLGLRLAQEAGVALPAAAERLSRVQVPGGRYRVHPGRYTVIDDAYNASPVAVTAALDALSTQAGGGSTGRRISVLGQMLELGPTERALHAEVGAYARERADLTYGVGVYARELGERASRTVPELLGALRREIRDGDVVLVKASRGISWTPDKRAQEGVGLDVVVDALLRWRDGQD